In Topomyia yanbarensis strain Yona2022 chromosome 2, ASM3024719v1, whole genome shotgun sequence, one DNA window encodes the following:
- the LOC131679601 gene encoding uncharacterized protein LOC131679601, translating to MTSVGVEPTFFHHSGCSQLDLLITSCSDKLLRFNQIGFPGLSQHDLIFASLDFDANPVTRVHEYRDYVNIDIQALRNAILSVNWDSFYNIQDSSEQVSFFNSSIKQIHDDYIPLRTTKSRISSNVWFSCEIRKAMVERDLA from the coding sequence ATGACTTCAGTTGGTGTCGAGCCAACATTCTTTCATCATAGCGGCTGCTCGCAGTTGGACTTATTAATTACCAGTTGTAGTGATAAACTACTTCGTTTCAACCAAATTGGCTTTCCTGGACTCTCGCAACATGATCTCATCTTCGCTTCGCTGGATTTTGACGCCAACCCAGTTACCAGAGTTCACGAGTACCGGGACTACGTCAACATCGATATACAAGCTTTGCGGAACGCAATTCTTTCCGTTAATTgggattctttctataacatccaAGACTCGAGTGAGCAGGTTAGCTTTTTCAACTCTAGTATAAAGCAAATTCATGATGATTATATTCCACTTCGTACGACTAAAAGCCGCATATCTTCCAATGTGTGGTTCAGTTGCGAAATTCGTAAAGCTATggtggaacgtgatttggcTTAG